Proteins encoded within one genomic window of Microtus ochrogaster isolate Prairie Vole_2 linkage group LG4, MicOch1.0, whole genome shotgun sequence:
- the B3gnt7 gene encoding UDP-GlcNAc:betaGal beta-1,3-N-acetylglucosaminyltransferase 7: protein MSMWKKTLYRSVCLALALLLAITVFQRSVTPGQFLEDPLPPTLEPPKTGNGVNSNSFWKSSKDTAAPSPVAPRGPQTWDVISSNCSANDNLTHQPWFQGLEPHFRQFLAYRHCRFFPMLLNHPEKCKGDVYLLVVIKSVITQHDRREVIRQTWGRESESAGPGRGAVRTLFLLGTASKQEERTHYQQLLAYEDRLYGDILQWDFLDSFFNLTLKEIHFLKWLDIYCPNVPFIFKGDDDVFVNPTNLLEFLSDRQPQENLFVGDVLKHARPIRRKENKYYIPTVMYSKATYPPYAGGGGFLMSGVLARHLHHACDAVELFPIDDVFLGMCLEVLGVQPTGHEGFKTFGISRVRSSRMNKEPCFYRAMIVVHKLLPPELLAMWDLVHSNLTCSLKFQVL, encoded by the exons ATGTCTATGTG GAAGAAAACCCTCTACCGGAGCGTGTGCCTGGCTCTGGCCCTCCTATTGGCTATCACCGTTTTCCAGCGCAGTGTGACCCCTGGCCAGTTTCTTGAGGATCCTCTCCCACCCACACTGGAGCCACCCAAAACTGGAAATGGGGTCAATTCCAACAGCTTCTGGAAGAGCTCAAAGGATACAGCGGCTCCCTCCCCCGTAGCCCCTCGGGGACCCCAAACCTGGGATGTGATTAGCTCTAACTGTTCCGCCAATGACAACCTGACCCATCAGCCCTGGTTCCAGGGTCTCGAGCCGCACTTCCGGCAGTTTCTGGCCTATCGCCACTGCCGCTTTTTCCCCATGTTGCTGAACCACCCGGAGAAGTGCAAAGGCGATGTCTACCTGTTGGTGGTCATCAAGTCAGTCATCACGCAGCACGACCGCCGGGAGGTCATCCGTCAGACCTGGGGTCGGGAGTCCGAGTCAGCAGGTCCGGGCAGGGGTGCTGTGCGTACCCTCTTCCTGCTGGGCACAGCCTCCAAGCAAGAGGAACGGACTCACTATCAGCAGCTGCTGGCCTATGAGGACCGCCTCTACGGTGACATTTTACAGTGGGACTTCCTTGACAGCTTCTTCAACCTGACGCTCAAGGAGATCCATTTCCTTAAGTGGCTTGACATTTATTGTCCCAATGTCCCCTTCATCTTCAAAGGGGACGATGACGTCTTCGTCAACCCCACCAACCTGCTCGAGTTTCTGTCTGACCGCCAGCCCCAGGAAAACCTATTTGTAGGTGATGTCCTGAAGCATGCTCGGCCCATCCgcagaaaagagaacaaatattACATCCCCACCGTCATGTACAGCAAGGCCACCTACCCACCCTATGCTGGCGGAGGGGGTTTCCTCATGTCTGGCGTTCTGGCTCGGCATCTCCACCATGCCTGTGACGCAGTGGAGCTCTTCCCGATTGATGACGTCTTCCTGGGCATGTGTCTGGAGGTGCTGGGGGTGCAACCGACCGGCCACGAGGGCTTCAAGACCTTTGGCATCTCTCGGGTCCGAAGCAGCCGGATGAACAAGGAGCCCTGCTTCTACCGTGCCATGATTGTGGTGCACAAGCTGCTACCTCCCGAGCTGCTGGCCATGTGGGACCTGGTGCACAGCAATCTcacctgttccctcaagttccaGGTGCTCTGA